The following are encoded in a window of Blastocatellia bacterium genomic DNA:
- a CDS encoding TatD family hydrolase has translation MFIDSHAHVESEDFDGDRSAMIARAVEAGIEIIVAVGNGDVAKDSHAAAFRIAEQYDFIYTTVGVHPHEARLLDEALYARLAELATHPKVIAWGEIGLDYHYDNSPREAQRHAFSRQLQMARSRRLPAVIHTREAEDDTLEILREEWVGAGLPGIIHCFTGTQRFAEAAVEMGFLISFSGVVTFKKSEDLRQTARSLPLDKILIETDAPFLAPVPFRGRRNEPAYVVETARAIGALRGLSGEEIGRITTANFKRLFQLESASQ, from the coding sequence ATGTTTATAGACTCACACGCGCACGTCGAGAGCGAAGACTTCGATGGCGACCGCAGCGCCATGATTGCCCGCGCCGTCGAGGCGGGAATCGAGATCATCGTCGCCGTCGGCAATGGCGATGTGGCGAAAGACTCGCACGCGGCGGCGTTTCGGATTGCTGAACAATACGACTTCATCTACACCACGGTCGGCGTCCACCCGCACGAAGCGCGCCTGCTCGACGAAGCGCTCTATGCGCGGCTTGCCGAGCTGGCCACGCACCCGAAGGTCATCGCCTGGGGCGAGATCGGCCTCGATTATCATTACGACAATTCGCCGCGCGAGGCGCAGCGCCACGCCTTCAGCCGGCAGTTGCAGATGGCCCGCTCACGCCGCTTGCCGGCGGTGATTCACACACGCGAAGCCGAAGATGATACTTTAGAGATTCTGCGGGAAGAATGGGTGGGCGCGGGTCTGCCGGGCATCATCCACTGCTTCACCGGCACACAGAGGTTTGCCGAAGCGGCGGTCGAGATGGGCTTTCTGATTTCGTTTTCCGGCGTCGTCACGTTCAAGAAGTCCGAAGACTTGCGGCAGACGGCGCGCAGCCTGCCGCTCGATAAAATCCTCATCGAAACCGACGCGCCCTTTCTCGCGCCCGTCCCTTTTCGCGGTCGGCGCAACGAGCCGGCTTATGTCGTCGAAACCGCCCGCGCCATCGGTGCGCTGCGCGGGCTGTCGGGCGAAGAGATTGGCCGCATAACCACGGCGAATTTCAAGCGGCTCTTTCAACTCGAAAGCGCCAGCCAGTAG